One stretch of Phocoena phocoena chromosome 10, mPhoPho1.1, whole genome shotgun sequence DNA includes these proteins:
- the SNTN gene encoding sentan, whose amino-acid sequence MCGCMHSTQDQALHLKGEPNPSAAATSALAPRTMPRSISISKQLALIKALRNGSDLEKAIATAAMIFRNFSDPDGKLGNATAKNLLQTQFRNFTEVRELIGTKKQGATPSRLAQRVNNSSSKAPLCCFIPQMFIGHLPYARK is encoded by the exons ATGTGTGGCTGTATGCACAGTACCCAGGACCAAGCACTCCACTTGAAAGGGGAGCCCAATCCTTCTGCAGCCGCAACATCTGCTTTAGCACCTAGGACAATGCCCAGAAG CATTTCAATATCCAAACAACTGGCTTTAATAAAAG CTCTACGCAATGGTTCAGATCTGGAAAAAGCCATCGCCACTGCCGCTATGATTTTCAGAAACTTTTCTGACCCTGATGGCAAACTTGGGAACGCTACTGCCAAAAATCTACTGCAAACCCAATTTAGGAATTTCACAGAGGTAAGAGAACTAATAGGTACCAAGAAACAGGGGGCCACGCCATCACGGCTGGCCCAAAGAGTCAACAACTCCAGCTCGAAGGCACCATTATGTTGcttcattccacaaatgtttattggaCACCTACCCTACGCCAGGAAATGA